In Legionella lytica, one genomic interval encodes:
- a CDS encoding ABC transporter permease — translation MRNSRFYFANPDRVGRFINRWDLLLLILIFAVLFFFGWAGSQMATPYQLGDQIPISLEPENLPFYALRTVIRMFIALFFSIIFTFSVGLLAAKNRRAEQIIIPAIDILQSIPVLSFLSITVTGFIHLFPHSLLGPECASIFAIFCAQVWNMTFGFYQSLKTLPHDLQEVSSMFRLSAWQRFWKLEVPFSMSGLLWNMMISMSASWFFVVLSEAISVAHQNIRLPGVGSYIALAIQQKDLHAVGYAILTMVIVIFLYDQILFRPLIAWSEKFKFEVSPDEAEYQSWLIDWMRGSRLMKQFAEMINILTDGFVNARWFRIGDSKTIKEVDLKKQKLLDRFWNITVLVCVISGGWFLLRFILAELKVSDILHVFLLGAATGTRVIALIILSSLIWIPVGVWIGLRPRLAQRIQPVIQFVAAFPANLFYPLFVIAIVEFNLNVQIWVTPLMILGTQWYILFNVIAGASSIPRDLYLAANNFGLKGWLWWKRLALPGIFPFYITGAITAAGGAWNASIVAEWVSWGDTTLKATGLGAYIQASTATGNFPKIALGTAMMCLYVLMFNHLIWRPLYRLAEERFNFN, via the coding sequence GTGCGCAACAGTCGGTTCTACTTTGCTAATCCTGATAGAGTTGGTCGATTTATCAATCGCTGGGACTTACTGCTATTAATCTTAATTTTTGCAGTACTGTTCTTTTTTGGCTGGGCGGGCTCACAAATGGCGACTCCTTATCAATTAGGAGATCAAATACCCATTTCTTTAGAGCCAGAAAATCTACCTTTTTATGCACTGCGTACGGTAATCCGTATGTTTATTGCGTTGTTTTTTTCCATTATTTTTACTTTTTCAGTAGGGCTTTTGGCGGCTAAAAATCGGCGTGCCGAGCAGATAATTATTCCTGCTATTGATATCTTACAATCAATACCGGTTTTGAGCTTTTTATCGATTACTGTAACTGGGTTTATCCATTTATTTCCTCATAGCCTGTTAGGCCCTGAATGTGCTTCCATTTTTGCTATTTTCTGCGCTCAAGTGTGGAATATGACTTTTGGTTTTTACCAATCATTGAAAACACTTCCTCATGATTTACAAGAAGTTTCCTCCATGTTTCGTCTTTCTGCCTGGCAGCGCTTTTGGAAATTAGAAGTTCCTTTTTCCATGTCCGGATTATTGTGGAACATGATGATTTCTATGTCTGCGAGTTGGTTTTTTGTGGTCTTATCTGAAGCCATTTCTGTAGCGCATCAAAATATACGCTTACCTGGAGTAGGTTCTTATATTGCTTTGGCAATACAACAAAAAGATTTGCACGCAGTTGGCTATGCAATTTTAACGATGGTTATCGTGATTTTTTTATACGATCAAATATTATTTCGTCCTTTAATTGCTTGGTCTGAAAAGTTTAAATTTGAAGTATCACCTGATGAAGCAGAATACCAATCTTGGCTGATTGACTGGATGCGTGGTAGTCGCCTCATGAAGCAATTTGCGGAGATGATTAACATCTTGACTGACGGCTTTGTTAATGCGCGTTGGTTTCGTATAGGTGATTCTAAGACAATTAAAGAAGTCGATTTAAAAAAACAAAAGCTTTTAGACCGTTTTTGGAATATCACTGTTTTAGTGTGTGTGATAAGTGGGGGCTGGTTTTTATTAAGATTTATTTTAGCCGAACTTAAAGTGAGTGACATCTTACATGTATTCTTACTGGGAGCGGCCACAGGAACCCGGGTTATTGCTCTGATTATCTTAAGTTCGTTAATTTGGATTCCTGTTGGCGTTTGGATAGGCTTAAGACCACGTCTTGCACAAAGGATCCAGCCTGTAATCCAATTTGTTGCCGCTTTCCCGGCCAATTTATTCTATCCTTTATTTGTCATTGCGATTGTTGAGTTTAATTTAAATGTACAAATCTGGGTAACGCCCTTAATGATCTTGGGCACCCAATGGTATATTTTATTTAATGTCATCGCGGGTGCATCATCAATTCCTCGCGATCTCTACCTGGCGGCCAATAATTTTGGTTTAAAAGGCTGGCTTTGGTGGAAGCGTTTAGCCTTACCTGGAATTTTCCCGTTCTATATTACGGGGGCAATTACTGCAGCCGGTGGTGCTTGGAACGCCAGTATTGTTGCTGAATGGGTGAGCTGGGGTGATACCACCTTGAAAGCAACGGGCTTAGGTGCATACATTCAGGCTAGTACGGCAACCGGTAATTTTCCAAAAATTGCTCTAGGTACTGCAATGATGTGTTTGTATGTACTGATGTTTAATCACCTTATTTGGCGCCCATTGTACCGTTTGGCAGAAGAGCGGTTTAATTTTAATTAG
- a CDS encoding DotI/IcmL family type IV secretion protein — protein MKKHVLNTIRSLVAALALGSPLVYAGPDLAPLIVWVNEAVVATNTYSYKNYLQDQKQIAKYFTADAWIAYNKALNTSQLPEAVQKNLYYVSAIPTEPPVITPIDATHWKAVTNLLVVYQNPQYQQHQTLKVTVNFGVAPSGQGVRGYSITNLQAVTAKPPCQCPIDEEMAPPPNVGNATK, from the coding sequence ATGAAAAAACACGTTTTGAACACCATACGCTCACTGGTTGCCGCTTTAGCTCTGGGTTCACCGCTAGTTTATGCAGGCCCTGATCTAGCTCCTTTAATCGTTTGGGTTAATGAAGCGGTTGTCGCTACCAACACCTACAGTTATAAAAACTATTTGCAAGATCAAAAACAAATTGCCAAATATTTTACTGCCGATGCCTGGATTGCCTATAACAAAGCATTAAATACCTCTCAATTACCAGAGGCAGTACAGAAAAACCTTTATTATGTCAGCGCCATACCTACAGAGCCCCCGGTAATTACACCTATTGATGCGACCCACTGGAAGGCAGTCACCAACTTATTAGTCGTTTATCAAAACCCTCAGTATCAGCAACATCAAACGCTTAAAGTTACGGTAAACTTTGGCGTTGCCCCATCGGGCCAAGGGGTGCGAGGCTATAGCATTACTAACCTACAAGCAGTAACCGCTAAACCACCTTGCCAGTGCCCTATTGACGAAGAAATGGCACCACCACCTAATGTAGGCAATGCCACAAAATAA
- a CDS encoding DUF3592 domain-containing protein, producing MTWLTVSRWLLDLGWLVVLLGLFIHFWRDRQSLVRARTWLKTKGHVTRCEWTQAGHSVWPKIEYTYQVYDKDLVGEYLFLDTAHNTPNSKYARRVAYKAAVAFKEEEEIDIYYNPNHPEQSALDVTMPKKLNVILILIGIFIALQLGIILWHCLH from the coding sequence ATGACTTGGCTTACTGTTTCGCGATGGTTGCTGGATTTGGGGTGGTTAGTTGTTTTACTGGGTCTATTCATACATTTTTGGCGCGATCGACAGTCTTTAGTGCGGGCACGAACTTGGTTAAAGACAAAAGGACACGTAACTCGCTGTGAGTGGACTCAAGCAGGGCATAGTGTTTGGCCAAAAATTGAATACACCTACCAAGTATATGATAAAGATTTAGTTGGTGAATATTTGTTTTTAGATACGGCGCATAATACCCCTAACAGTAAATATGCACGCCGCGTCGCTTATAAAGCGGCGGTTGCTTTTAAGGAAGAGGAAGAAATTGATATTTATTATAACCCGAACCATCCCGAGCAATCAGCCCTAGATGTGACCATGCCGAAAAAATTAAATGTGATTTTAATTTTAATCGGCATCTTTATTGCTTTACAGTTGGGGATTATTTTGTGGCATTGCCTACATTAG
- the gcvT gene encoding glycine cleavage system aminomethyltransferase GcvT yields MTAKTPLYATHVKCGAKMVNFHGWEMPLHYGSQLNEHHQVRQDAGIFDVSHMTIVDILGAGGRLFLRKLLTNDVDALDHNGKALYSCMCNEHGGIIDDLIVYQRASDNYRIVLNSATRHEDLAWIRKVSEGFAVGLQERRELAMIAVQGPNAIAKARSILNPAQVDAVSTLTHFESVDVEQWFFARTGYTGEDGLEIIVPQDQVAQLWDDLVQAGVQPCGLAARDTLRLEAGMLLYGQDMDTSTTPLESGLAWTIKWEPADRDFIGMGALVSQKQLGIKRKMVGLTLLDKGIMRQGQRVVIDGQTDGVITSGSFSPTLGHSIALARVPVDTGTEVLVDIRGKLIPATVGKPRFVKYGQAI; encoded by the coding sequence ATGACTGCTAAAACCCCTCTGTATGCAACCCATGTAAAATGTGGTGCTAAAATGGTTAATTTTCACGGATGGGAGATGCCGCTGCATTATGGCTCTCAACTCAATGAACATCACCAGGTACGTCAGGACGCAGGGATTTTTGATGTTTCCCATATGACTATCGTTGACATACTAGGAGCCGGTGGCCGTCTATTTCTACGTAAACTCCTAACTAATGATGTCGACGCATTAGATCATAATGGAAAAGCGCTCTACAGCTGTATGTGTAATGAACATGGCGGTATCATTGACGATCTAATCGTTTACCAACGTGCTTCCGACAATTACCGCATCGTACTTAATTCCGCAACACGGCATGAAGATTTGGCTTGGATTCGAAAAGTGAGCGAAGGCTTTGCCGTGGGATTACAAGAGCGCAGAGAACTCGCCATGATTGCCGTGCAAGGCCCAAATGCCATCGCAAAAGCCCGTTCCATTCTTAATCCTGCACAAGTTGATGCCGTATCTACCCTTACCCATTTTGAGAGTGTTGATGTTGAACAATGGTTTTTTGCACGCACAGGTTATACTGGTGAAGATGGTCTAGAGATTATTGTCCCTCAAGATCAAGTAGCGCAATTATGGGATGATTTAGTACAAGCAGGAGTACAACCCTGTGGATTAGCTGCACGGGATACACTAAGGCTCGAAGCAGGAATGCTCCTCTACGGCCAAGATATGGATACCTCTACCACTCCTTTAGAGTCAGGCTTGGCTTGGACCATAAAATGGGAGCCCGCCGATCGCGATTTTATTGGCATGGGGGCTTTAGTATCACAAAAGCAACTAGGTATTAAACGCAAAATGGTCGGATTAACCCTATTAGATAAAGGGATTATGCGTCAAGGCCAGCGCGTTGTTATTGATGGCCAAACAGATGGCGTAATTACCAGCGGTAGCTTTTCACCAACCCTAGGACATTCAATCGCTTTAGCTCGTGTACCGGTTGATACAGGTACCGAAGTGCTGGTTGATATCCGAGGCAAATTAATTCCTGCAACCGTAGGTAAACCGCGTTTTGTAAAATATGGGCAAGCAATATAA
- the gcvH gene encoding glycine cleavage system protein GcvH has translation MNDLKFTSTHEWLKEEQSEVIIGITDHAQQLLGDMVFVELPEVGDVVEAGDELGVVESVKAASDFYAPISGVITAVNETVVENPAIVNTDPYHAGWLVKLKPSDLSEIDNLLTAEEYQNETAEEH, from the coding sequence ATGAACGATTTAAAATTTACCTCAACCCATGAATGGCTTAAAGAAGAACAAAGTGAAGTCATCATAGGGATTACAGATCACGCCCAACAATTATTAGGCGATATGGTCTTTGTCGAACTACCTGAGGTAGGTGATGTAGTAGAGGCAGGAGATGAATTAGGTGTGGTGGAATCAGTAAAAGCAGCATCCGATTTTTATGCGCCAATTAGCGGAGTAATTACCGCCGTTAACGAAACTGTTGTTGAAAATCCAGCTATAGTTAATACAGACCCCTATCATGCTGGTTGGCTTGTTAAATTAAAACCTAGCGACCTCAGCGAAATTGACAATTTATTAACTGCTGAAGAATATCAAAATGAGACAGCTGAGGAACACTAA
- the gcvPA gene encoding aminomethyl-transferring glycine dehydrogenase subunit GcvPA codes for MPYIPHTPKDTQQMLEAIGVHDTQALFDEIPAALQYAGFQQIPSGLNEMEMLNEARTLAAKNHNGICFIGAGCYEHHIPAAVWDIASRGEFLTAYTPYQAEASQGTLQLLYEFQTMICELTGMDVANASMYDGATALAEAVLMAVRVNKHSKSNRVLVAGTVHPLYRETIKTILSTQHIEMVTLPFDEQQGITDHAILENYTGEDITALVIAQPNFFGCLESVDQLSDWAHKNKVISIACVNPVSLALFKQPSQWGTHGVDIVCGEGQPLGAPMASGGPYFGFLSTRMAHVRQMPGRIIGCTVDKDGKRGFTLTLQAREQHIRRAKATSNICTNQGLLVTAATIHMSLLGAEGLREVANQCYQNTHELAELLSQIDGVEQVFSAPYFHEIVLKLNKPVKEVLEQLATAGIAGGYALETHYPQLQNMLVVCATEMRTAEDLALYASTLQTIMSQRGA; via the coding sequence ATGCCTTATATTCCCCACACACCTAAAGATACCCAACAGATGCTTGAAGCCATTGGCGTGCATGACACCCAGGCTTTATTTGATGAGATTCCTGCCGCCCTACAATATGCAGGTTTTCAACAAATCCCTTCTGGCCTCAATGAAATGGAGATGTTAAACGAAGCGCGCACGCTAGCTGCTAAAAATCATAATGGAATCTGCTTTATAGGTGCAGGATGCTATGAACATCATATTCCTGCCGCCGTGTGGGACATCGCATCACGTGGTGAATTTTTAACTGCATATACCCCTTATCAAGCCGAAGCCAGCCAAGGCACCTTGCAGCTATTATACGAATTTCAAACCATGATCTGTGAACTTACTGGCATGGATGTAGCCAATGCCTCAATGTATGATGGAGCAACCGCTCTTGCTGAAGCAGTACTAATGGCCGTAAGGGTAAATAAGCACAGTAAGTCAAACCGTGTTCTGGTTGCGGGGACCGTTCATCCTTTATACCGAGAGACAATTAAAACCATTCTCAGCACGCAGCATATTGAGATGGTTACTCTCCCCTTTGATGAGCAACAAGGAATTACAGATCACGCAATCCTGGAAAACTATACTGGTGAAGACATTACTGCATTAGTGATTGCTCAACCAAATTTCTTTGGTTGTCTGGAAAGCGTAGATCAATTAAGTGATTGGGCGCATAAGAATAAAGTAATTAGTATTGCCTGTGTTAATCCCGTCTCCTTGGCATTATTTAAACAGCCTAGCCAATGGGGTACGCACGGAGTAGATATCGTTTGTGGTGAAGGCCAACCCTTAGGAGCACCGATGGCATCTGGTGGCCCCTATTTTGGTTTTCTCAGCACCCGGATGGCGCATGTACGGCAAATGCCTGGCCGAATTATTGGTTGTACCGTAGATAAGGACGGGAAACGTGGATTTACCCTAACCTTGCAAGCACGTGAACAACATATTCGCCGCGCGAAAGCCACTTCAAACATCTGTACCAACCAAGGATTGCTGGTTACCGCAGCGACTATTCATATGAGTCTTTTAGGTGCGGAAGGATTAAGGGAAGTTGCGAACCAGTGCTATCAAAACACCCATGAATTAGCTGAGCTACTGAGTCAGATTGATGGTGTAGAACAAGTATTTAGTGCCCCTTATTTCCATGAAATAGTGCTGAAGCTAAATAAGCCTGTTAAAGAGGTCTTAGAGCAATTAGCAACTGCCGGTATCGCTGGTGGCTACGCACTTGAAACCCATTATCCGCAACTGCAAAATATGCTCGTAGTTTGTGCCACTGAAATGCGTACAGCAGAAGATTTAGCTCTTTATGCCAGCACATTGCAAACCATTATGAGTCAACGAGGTGCCTAA
- a CDS encoding YciI family protein, protein MFVVQLTYLVPTLEVDKYLSAHREFLDYYYKQGLLVASGPMKPRTGGIIIAATNDRAYIESIFKQDPYYLAEIASYEFIEFTPVMHRDELKELIQKMEGKLC, encoded by the coding sequence ATGTTTGTTGTTCAATTAACTTATTTGGTACCTACCTTGGAGGTAGATAAGTACCTTAGTGCACATAGGGAATTTTTAGATTATTACTACAAGCAAGGTTTGCTCGTGGCTTCTGGCCCGATGAAACCACGTACCGGCGGCATTATTATCGCAGCAACTAATGACCGAGCTTATATAGAGTCCATCTTTAAACAAGATCCTTACTACTTAGCCGAAATAGCGAGCTATGAATTTATCGAATTCACCCCAGTAATGCATCGAGATGAACTCAAAGAACTTATTCAAAAAATGGAAGGCAAACTATGTTGA
- the gcvPB gene encoding aminomethyl-transferring glycine dehydrogenase subunit GcvPB, translated as MLIFELSQENRRATAQAPKTTPGKYAIPEEFQRKTPPRMPACSELQVVRHFTRLSHKNFAIDSNFYPLGSCTMKYNPRGVHKAASIPNFLNRHPLTPEQDSQGFLEPLYHLQEHIAEITGMAGVSLTPMAGSQGEFAGVAMIKAYHQSRGDTARDEMLIPDAAHGTNPASAVMCGFKIVEIATAPDGDIDLEELKSKLGPKTAGIMLTNPSTLGLFMRQIKEIAALVHQAGGLLYYDGANLNAILGKVRPGDMGFDVMHLNLHKTFATPHGGGGPGSGPVAVGKRLLPFIPLPVVKRTEQGYQWATRQDYPQSIGRLSCFMGNAGILLRAYFYIRVLGKEGLLRVSEYATLNANYLLKELTKIGFTAAYPTRRASHEFILTLNPEKKAYGVSAMDLAKRLLDYRVHAPTTYFPLLIPECLLIEPTETESKEELDNFVQIMKTIRQEAMDNPQLLQDAPHSLPVKRLDDVKAARELDLNYFATHEK; from the coding sequence ATGTTGATTTTTGAATTATCCCAAGAGAACCGCAGGGCAACAGCCCAAGCACCGAAAACGACTCCTGGCAAATACGCTATTCCAGAGGAGTTTCAACGCAAAACACCACCAAGAATGCCTGCCTGCTCTGAATTACAAGTAGTGCGTCATTTTACACGCCTTTCCCATAAAAACTTTGCCATCGACAGCAATTTTTATCCGTTGGGCTCGTGTACGATGAAATACAACCCTCGTGGCGTACATAAAGCAGCCTCCATACCTAATTTCCTTAATCGTCACCCTTTAACGCCAGAGCAAGACAGCCAGGGCTTTTTAGAACCGCTTTATCACTTGCAAGAGCATATTGCGGAAATTACCGGAATGGCGGGAGTTTCTTTAACCCCAATGGCTGGCTCACAAGGTGAATTTGCCGGTGTTGCCATGATCAAAGCCTATCATCAATCGCGCGGGGATACCGCACGCGATGAAATGCTAATTCCAGATGCTGCTCACGGTACTAACCCAGCCTCTGCCGTTATGTGTGGATTTAAAATCGTTGAAATTGCTACCGCACCGGATGGTGATATTGATCTGGAAGAGTTGAAAAGTAAATTAGGGCCTAAAACGGCGGGAATTATGCTCACCAACCCATCGACCTTAGGCTTATTTATGCGCCAAATTAAAGAAATTGCCGCGCTCGTACATCAAGCAGGCGGCTTACTCTATTATGATGGTGCCAACCTTAATGCAATTCTAGGTAAAGTAAGACCCGGAGATATGGGCTTTGATGTGATGCATCTTAATTTGCATAAAACCTTCGCTACCCCTCATGGCGGTGGTGGCCCAGGCTCAGGCCCTGTTGCAGTAGGTAAGCGTCTACTTCCATTTATACCCTTACCCGTAGTAAAAAGGACGGAGCAAGGCTACCAATGGGCAACGCGCCAAGACTACCCACAAAGTATTGGGCGCTTATCCTGCTTTATGGGGAATGCCGGTATTTTGTTACGTGCTTATTTTTACATTCGTGTTTTAGGCAAAGAAGGTTTATTGCGTGTCTCTGAATACGCAACCTTAAATGCGAATTACTTGTTAAAAGAACTTACTAAAATCGGATTTACAGCAGCCTATCCAACACGACGTGCATCCCATGAATTTATTCTCACCTTAAACCCAGAGAAGAAGGCTTATGGGGTTAGTGCCATGGATTTGGCAAAACGTCTGTTAGATTACCGAGTTCATGCACCAACCACTTATTTCCCGCTATTGATTCCGGAATGTTTACTTATTGAACCAACCGAAACGGAAAGCAAAGAAGAGTTGGATAATTTTGTGCAAATAATGAAAACCATCCGCCAGGAAGCAATGGATAATCCGCAATTACTCCAAGATGCACCACATAGTCTACCGGTAAAACGCCTGGATGATGTGAAGGCAGCAAGAGAGTTGGATTTGAATTATTTTGCTACGCATGAGAAATGA
- the kdsB gene encoding 3-deoxy-manno-octulosonate cytidylyltransferase, giving the protein MHTAIIIPARYASTRLPGKPLALIQGQTMLQRVVALSRAAAVGLNDVSIIVATDDQRIVDHCQTLEVSVVMTSEYALTGTDRVAEAVRQMPRKPDFILNMQGDAPLTPPDFLRALIDAFAASACDVVTPVTQLSWKQLDELRHNKQTTPFSGTTAVFDALSGKAFWFSKNIIPALRKECELRQKTDKSPIFRHIGLYGYSLAMLEKFITLPESTFEQLEGLEQLRILENGYNIRCIPVDYQGRANMSGVDSPQDIARAEALISQHGELLPIEAS; this is encoded by the coding sequence ATGCATACTGCTATTATTATTCCTGCACGCTATGCTTCAACCCGCTTACCCGGAAAACCTTTGGCCCTAATTCAGGGGCAAACCATGTTACAACGTGTCGTAGCGCTTTCACGTGCAGCAGCAGTAGGCTTAAACGATGTCTCAATCATTGTCGCAACCGATGATCAGCGCATTGTGGATCATTGTCAAACACTTGAAGTCAGTGTGGTAATGACCTCCGAGTATGCACTAACAGGTACTGATCGCGTTGCTGAGGCAGTACGACAAATGCCCCGCAAGCCAGATTTTATTTTAAACATGCAAGGAGATGCCCCCTTAACGCCGCCAGATTTCTTACGCGCCTTAATTGATGCCTTTGCCGCCTCAGCTTGCGATGTCGTCACGCCAGTGACCCAATTGTCATGGAAGCAATTAGATGAGTTACGCCATAATAAGCAAACAACGCCATTTAGCGGCACAACCGCAGTCTTTGATGCACTCAGTGGAAAAGCATTCTGGTTCAGTAAAAACATTATTCCGGCCTTAAGAAAAGAATGCGAACTACGGCAAAAAACGGATAAAAGCCCTATATTTCGTCATATAGGTTTATACGGTTATTCATTAGCAATGTTGGAAAAATTTATCACCCTACCAGAAAGTACCTTTGAACAGCTCGAAGGCTTAGAGCAACTCCGTATATTGGAAAACGGCTATAACATTCGTTGCATCCCAGTAGACTATCAGGGTCGAGCCAATATGTCTGGAGTCGATAGTCCCCAAGATATCGCCCGTGCCGAGGCATTAATTAGTCAACATGGCGAATTACTACCTATAGAGGCTTCCTAG
- a CDS encoding histidine phosphatase family protein — MTTRLLIARHGNTFAPGETVRRVGTTDLALAESGLLQGYALGAYLKQEQLIPDVIFTSTLLRTIQTAEQAQKAMCTHLPMENLSIFNELDYGPDENQPEEQVIARLGKEALAAWETQARAPNGWHVSPMEIITNWQHFAEQLRQQHQGKTCLVITSNGIARFAPYLTGNFAAFSAQYPIKIATGALCIFTNEKASTTWNCLEWNVRPPR, encoded by the coding sequence ATGACAACACGATTACTCATCGCACGCCACGGCAATACCTTTGCCCCGGGAGAAACTGTTCGCCGTGTAGGAACGACTGATTTAGCTTTAGCCGAAAGTGGTCTACTCCAAGGATACGCACTAGGAGCTTATTTAAAGCAAGAACAACTTATTCCTGATGTTATTTTTACCTCGACCTTATTGCGCACTATTCAAACTGCAGAACAGGCTCAAAAAGCGATGTGCACTCACTTGCCCATGGAAAATCTATCCATTTTTAATGAGCTCGACTATGGCCCTGATGAAAATCAACCAGAAGAACAGGTTATAGCGCGCCTTGGCAAAGAAGCACTTGCAGCCTGGGAGACTCAAGCCCGAGCGCCTAACGGCTGGCATGTTTCTCCAATGGAGATAATTACTAATTGGCAACACTTTGCAGAACAACTACGCCAACAACATCAGGGAAAAACGTGTTTAGTCATAACCAGTAATGGCATTGCCCGTTTTGCTCCCTACCTTACCGGTAATTTTGCAGCCTTTAGTGCGCAATACCCTATTAAAATTGCGACAGGAGCTCTTTGTATTTTTACCAATGAGAAGGCATCTACGACCTGGAATTGTTTGGAATGGAATGTAAGGCCTCCAAGATAG
- a CDS encoding deAMPylase SidD family protein: MRGLITQVCNGVLHEETYRSTPSSLDQGNSEVLASSLFIHLDENGKNIAKPKNSDDKLVIGYSSEGMAFQIIVDGFYGGERQETFGFIDNHVVPLMGPYSVELSTTPAKKTPQEITERLIHTIYSLRTRHAINAEFTMSLSMMYQKEDAFYCAGFGIGDTGIVIKRTNGTIEQLTYHTEVDGSKDAFDNYSSSHVNSVTQRNSIFNTLVMPGDELIGYTYLPKELEKIEHEFEVEETSKHGEKRQKKVQQYRLAHEHFNNQSSLFSQLLNVVDTTQQLLIKQAQTSGEYHRFGDDFSVACLVIPDALLVKQLQTKATLHALQLGLTAYLAQENKGLFALLDIFTGTAQCRERASRYQSLLVQYQNNDLISVIIALTLASNKKEKPIQSYLRQHLELPSDLTLEIKLRESLQRLEGTTTNVVELMQQITTYINAPKRGTIDLLLEFEQHQNDDDFGLHQAGY, translated from the coding sequence ATGCGTGGCTTAATTACACAAGTATGTAATGGTGTTCTTCATGAAGAAACTTACCGCTCTACCCCTAGCTCCTTAGATCAAGGAAATAGTGAAGTTTTAGCATCCAGCCTGTTTATTCATCTTGATGAAAACGGAAAAAATATTGCTAAACCCAAAAACAGCGATGACAAATTAGTTATCGGCTATAGCAGCGAAGGAATGGCCTTTCAAATTATCGTTGATGGCTTTTATGGTGGTGAGCGGCAAGAAACCTTTGGCTTCATTGATAACCATGTGGTGCCCTTAATGGGTCCCTACTCAGTAGAGCTTAGCACTACCCCCGCGAAAAAAACACCTCAAGAAATTACCGAGCGATTAATCCACACCATCTATTCTTTACGCACACGACATGCAATAAACGCCGAATTTACAATGTCATTGAGTATGATGTATCAAAAAGAAGATGCATTTTATTGCGCTGGTTTTGGTATTGGTGATACTGGGATAGTCATCAAACGCACTAATGGAACCATAGAGCAGCTGACTTATCATACTGAAGTTGATGGCTCTAAAGATGCTTTTGATAATTATTCCTCGTCCCATGTTAATTCCGTAACTCAACGAAACTCCATTTTTAATACCCTGGTAATGCCTGGAGATGAGCTCATCGGTTATACCTATCTCCCGAAAGAGTTAGAAAAAATAGAACATGAGTTTGAGGTAGAAGAAACATCTAAACACGGAGAGAAACGCCAAAAAAAAGTGCAACAATATCGTTTAGCACACGAACATTTTAATAATCAAAGTTCCTTATTTTCTCAATTGCTGAACGTGGTAGACACCACCCAGCAGCTATTAATTAAGCAAGCGCAAACATCAGGGGAATATCATCGCTTTGGCGATGATTTTTCCGTAGCGTGTTTGGTTATTCCAGATGCGTTACTAGTAAAACAATTACAAACGAAAGCGACTTTACATGCTTTGCAACTAGGGTTAACTGCTTATCTTGCCCAGGAAAATAAAGGACTGTTTGCATTATTAGATATCTTTACCGGTACCGCACAATGTAGAGAACGAGCCTCGCGTTATCAAAGCTTACTGGTTCAATACCAAAATAATGATTTAATAAGCGTAATTATTGCCTTAACCCTCGCGTCTAATAAGAAAGAAAAACCCATTCAAAGCTATTTAAGACAGCATCTAGAATTACCATCAGATTTAACTCTAGAAATAAAGCTTAGGGAGAGTCTTCAAAGATTAGAGGGAACAACCACCAATGTTGTCGAATTAATGCAACAAATCACCACCTACATCAATGCTCCCAAGCGAGGAACTATTGATTTGTTATTGGAGTTTGAACAACACCAAAATGATGATGATTTTGGGTTGCATCAAGCAGGATATTGA